One Triticum dicoccoides isolate Atlit2015 ecotype Zavitan chromosome 3B, WEW_v2.0, whole genome shotgun sequence genomic window, gtttggtttggcagtGTCAAGTCAAGTAGATTTTGTTTGGTTTTCTGTAGTTGGGACAGCGTTGTCTTCTTTCTTAAAATGCATGTAGCTTGCAACGGAGGGAAGTTGATGGGAGCAGATTACCAATACAGGGCCTTGTTATTTGTTACTCCAGCTGAAGATTTTGAGCTTTTTGTAAACCAGATTAAGCAAAATTATACCTTCCGGTGGGCAGGGTCCTCCCTATGGTGGATAAGGGACGGCCATCTGAAGCCACAGGACTTTTCCTGGCCATCATTACGCATTGTACAACGAGTTTTGGTGTAACAAGGGGAGGGGGCTGTCTCTAGTGGTTGGCCGGAGAAAAGTTTTGATTCATCATTTCAACAGTTGCCGGGCCTTTCAGGCAGACATTGAGATAAGGGCAAAGTGAGCGACCCCTTACTGCATACGTACTTCCCTTCCTAGAAAGGCAACGCGCACTTTGGGTCCAGAAAGGGACAGCAGAACGGTAAAGAAAATGACCATTTCTTATGGGCGAGCTAACGTCATGTAACTAACATCAGACTGGACGACGAGCTATGTTAAAACTTAGTTATATTTTTTTTCGAGTCATCCTTCGGCTCGGGAGCACCTGTGAGACGTGCAGTCGTCGTGcagctagttttttttttttttttgaaataaggcaaaagatttgccattccAGAGGAAGAAGTTTTAGAACAAAGCTGCAAAGCGGCGAAAAAAGAAAGAACTGCTCTCGCCGCATCACAATACCCAACTATTTCGCACCGGCCAGAGCCCAAAGAGACGCCTCCTTTTTAATCTTGGAAACGAGAACCATCGAAGTGACGGCCGTGTTACGGAAGACTCTAGCATTGCGTTCGGTCCATATCTCCCATGAGATGAGCATCATCAGAGAGGTCAGCGCCTTGGAAGATCCAACCCAAATGTGTATGTTGCTGGTCCACCAATCTCTCACCGAGACCCTCATCGCCCATGTGGCCATGTTGACGTGGTGCAGCTAGTGATTCGTCAAGTTCTGCCTCGACTGGCAGAATGGCACTAACCGTCGGCATGGTGAAAAGTTATGTCCGCGTCTTTGCAAGTTTGCATCATCGTTGCCAGTTCGGGCGTTCGGCCAAGGTGTTGTCAGATGGCGAGTTCTCTCTTCAATCTTCTTCGAAGGGCTATAGTAGGGCGACTCAAAAAAAAAGGAGCTAGCTATAGTAGGGGAGCTCCCTTATTTTAGGTGAAGTAGGAGAGCTCCTATGTGACGCTTTTTGAGTCAAGTAGTTGCTGTTTCGCACAGAGACTCCACTTGGCGGGCTTTCTGGGCCCTTTtctgtttcttccgttttgcgAGCGAGTGAACAAGGCGTTTCTGTTTGCTTCGTACGGTAGTCGTAATCCTTTTCATACAAGAAAACCGGATGGTAAATTGTTTCTGTTTATTCCATTTCAATGGAAATCTTAAGGCTTTCTTCTATGCGGTGCAAAGAAACAAATAGGAAAAAGTTTCTTTACAACTGAAACTATTCTGCAGTTCATGAAAGTACACAAGAAGCTATCACTGGCGCACAAAATTTTCATTGGGAAACTCCAGGAAATAACGTAAAAACATATTTTTAAATGACATGGATAAAATTGGAGGAAACATCTTTTAGTGGAAGTATTTTTTTTAGTTGGAAATCTTTCTTGGTGGTGGAGTTTTGCTTGCAGTTGAAAAAATTATTAGTGATGTAAACCCTGACTACAGAATAAAAGAAGAAGAGGGTAAGTTGGATACGTTCTCATTTCTGTCACAACAAACGGGTACCTTACAAACGGAGTACTAGTTACTTTCTCATAATTTTTTTGTTACAATCATGTCTGAATAATTTATTTGTAGAGCAAATCAAGTGCTAACCATGTGGCCGGAATTCGGGCCAACGCGAGAATCGCACCAGCCCCCGCGTCGCTTGCACAGGGCGGCTTGGGCGGCGCCTCCTTCCGCGGCAGccgcggccaccccagcctcctcctctcctcgccGTCGCCGGCATTAGCCATCAGGGCAAAGCCCCCGtctggtgtcggcggcggcgggacaACACTCGCGTTCATAGTTTTCTTCAAACACCCTAATACTTTTGCCAGATCTGTCCCTGGTGGCTGCTTCGACGACGGTGCACCTGCTCGTGTGCTTCACGGTTGCTACTCCTCAGCTGCTCGATGCCACACTGCTTTGCGTCGACGACTCGTTGTTGAGGCTTCCCCAGCACAAGGACCATGGATCCACGTGGGTTTGGTCCTGTGCACCGGCTGGCTTGGCCTCTTGCTGACCAGCATGGCGGCATCGGGTCACGCCGGTGGTGCCTCGGGATGGCTCCTTGCTGGCCTGTGCTCGCGGCGGCAACCTGTATCTGGTGGGCACAGAGGCCGGCGGCGCATCGGCGCTGGGACGCGTGGACTTGATCCACCGGATGATGACGATGCGTGCGTCCTCTGGCATCGCTCGAGCCGGGCCTTGCTAGATGGCGGCTCGGTCTCCCCTCGTTTGCCTGCGGTATCTAGGGCGGTAACGGTGATTCGGATCTTGTTTGGCCTAGCGATGGTGGCTGCAAACTGTGATGGTGCAGCGACCTCTTGTGGCTCCACGGCGGCTGTGTACATCGAAAAATCTTCGGGAGTTCATCTCTTCAGATCCGATGGTTCACTTCGGCAATGAGATGGAAACTATGGACGTCGGCTTGACGCAGAGGGATGGTTGTGCAGCGGGGCATCGCATGTAGCTGCTGGGATcgtggaaaagtggtggcgacaacacattTGTGACGTCGATGGCGGTGCTTCTTAAGTACCCGTTAtcgagctccggggtgaaagccCAGATTTGAATTCTGGCAATGGCGATGGTTATacatcgttaccttgttgaaggtattgctcggatatgctcggacaatttcttcagggtgaaaacctagattccgGCGTCGACTGCTTGATCCAGTGACGGCGGCATTTGAGTGTTGCTCtcttcctgaaggcgttgctgttgaagaatcATGATGTTCGGTGTCTTGATACGGCTGCGGATATGGTCTTTCCTGTATTTTGCCGATCATGGAACTGATCACTTTAGAAAAAAaaatctttctttctttttctcgcccatgcatagctttggtcttatatgactttgctatttgcagGCGTGTTTTTTTTTGTGAgttggtgttggctgtgtgcatcctagctgtgcagaggccgggtgtgtacTCATCGTGTTTGTATTCTCTTGATGCTTTATTTTGAGCTAATAAAATCTACCCATTAAACCCATTAACAGTCGCGTAAATAGCGCCTCCTCGCGCGTTCCACCTGTCCCGATTTACTGTGCCGATTTTTTTAACGGGCTAAGGTAAGGTGGAAACGCAGGACAAAGAGCCCAGCCCTCGTTTCCCGTTCGCTGCCTTCGTCCCCGattcctctccctcttcctcatctgccgccgccgccactcacCGAGCCCTCCGCCACAGCCCAGGCACAACCGCCGCACTCTCCAAGAGCGAACTGCAGGGCGCATGCCACATCGATCGATTTTACCATGCTAAAATAAAAATAATTACTCCCTCCTCATTCGCCCTCTCCCTCGTTTTCTCCtcccggcggctagggttagcgcgGCCGCCGCCCCATCCCTGCTCGCCGCCGCCTCTGCTCCATCGTCCCATCCCATCACTTCCGACGTCGGCCACTGGAGAAGGCGCCCCCCTGAGACCCTCTACTTCCCCAAGCCTTATATCTTCGAGTTCCAGCCGGCCACCATGGTGGTTGCAGAGGACGGGAGCAAGGGGATGGCATCGAGGGGCTCTGCCCACTTCTTCGTGCGCGGCCGCCGATGCAGCTCCACCTCCATCCCCACGCTTGCAGCCGTGGTGGTTCACGGTGCCGTCGCCGTCTTACTTGGCAGGAGCAACGCGCTCGATGCTACTCCGATGTTGCCGTCAAGCGCTGCTTCGCCTTGCTTGTCCCAACTCAGCCATCGCTGGAGGCCTGCACTTCTGTAGCCATCTTGTTTACGACTGGTTAGTTCCTCTACTTGAGGGTTCCTTTATTCCAAATCAGTTGCAAGTAGGCCGTGGATGCATAACATGGCTCATTGGATGTAATTGCTTGGAGATAGGCAAACAAATAAATCCCAATGGgatgttctttgtgttggattcacATCTTTGTCTCTTTGTTTGTGCAGATTTTGTTTCTCTATGCCTACAAGGTGTTCTGCGTCCACTTCCACGGCCCCAACGTCAGTACACCCGGCCCCATCTCATCTCCTGCTtaattattttccttcttttcatTAATTTGGTGCAGATTGATTCATTAGCTGATGAGATTGTTTTGGTACATAGCCTTCATAGCGTTCAACGAACTCCTTTATCTAAAAATTAAACAGGGACAACGCTTCAACATAGTTGCATATCAATGTGAAATTTATGATCAAGTCTGGGCTGTACTCAATGTATTTATTTTGATTTCTGCAGAATGTCCATGGTTTGAGACAAACAGAAACCTGCTTCATGAATGCCTTCATCACTTGTTTATGATATTAAGGGCTGTGAAAATTCTGGTCTGCCCAAGATTGAAATTGTAACAATAGGTCATTTGTGGGGTTAAAATTGGGAACATATTGAAGAAGCAACAATATGTTAATTAACATGTTAACTTTAAGAATCGAATTTTAGGTTCGAATCTCATCAGGATTTTAGATAATCCGTCTTACATGGACCTACTGTCAGTAGTAGCACGATGGAATTTGATATATTTATTGCTGAATAAATTCTTCTCACATTGTAGCTTGACATAGAATTTTGAATGCAGAATCAAAATTAGATTTGTATTGGCAACATGTCTGCTTTAGAAACAAGTtcagaagtactccctccatcGAGTATATGCTATTTCAGGAATTTGATATGCTTGTTTAGTAAATACATTTGGAATCTAGAAGCCTTGAACTGGTTTTGTTTTGCTGATTAAGTATTATATTTTGTTAAACTTTCAAGCTTTCCAAGTGACATGCTTGTAATCTTGCAGATAGCATGGGAACATGAGCAATTCTTGAGGTTTAGGGTGACTGTACTAAGTCTATGGAATTGTCCACACCTCCTGAATTTTTGGAAAGTGCTGGTTGTTTGTATGACAATAGGTGAAGTCACTTCTAATGCACCCTAATTCTTTTTTCACTGTCTTAGTTTTTAATATTTTACTTGTATATTTCCCTTCTTTTAGAGAATCAACATATTGTCAATCAATATTCACTTTTGGTCAGGTCCACCCTGTCAATATCTGTTGTATTATTGAACTTTGTAGCAGATTGTTTTCCTGTTTGTATACACTATTATGCAATTCTTTCATGACCATTGCATTGATGCTGGTGTGTGAGGAATTGGGTAGGTGAATAGATTTGTATACAAATTTCTACCTGAGGCCCATGCACTTGATTTATGTAACATAGCAATGGCATGTCTGTATTAAATTTATCTTACAACATCTTAGGTATTTCTTTCGTGTATAAAATGATACCTATGCAATTTTCCATATGCATGTTTACTACACTATAGTTGTTGTATAAAGAACATGTATTTGTAGGTGTTATACCGTTGTGTCAAAAGATCTAAACTGTATATATCATTTGTTGTGCAGGATTCCAGATTCAGTGATTCGTGGTTTTACTCCTTCTGGTGTCCTCTAACTGGCATCCATTGAGCTGCTCCGACATCGACTGCAGGTTggtgttctctctctctttctctccgcaGCTATGCGATACTTCTACCTGGTCTATGCTGAACTGAAAAGCTCAACTAAAGGAAGACACTTTTTGATGTGCACATTCTTTCATT contains:
- the LOC119277301 gene encoding uncharacterized protein LOC119277301 is translated as MQLHLHPHACSRGGSRCRRRLTWQEQRARCYSDVAVKRCFALLVPTQPSLEACTSVAILFTTDFVSLCLQGVLRPLPRPQQCPWFETNRNLLHECLHHLFMILRAVKILVCPRLKL